AACTGTTTAGAAAACATATTTGCCATCGTAGGctgacttcattttttcagtcaCTGCTTGTTGattgtcccttttttttttcttgctgtttttctttcagtaaaggACTGCAATGCAACGTTAGATGGAGAAATCGTTCATGCCAACTACTCGTTCATCACAAGCAACAACCTCACGTGTATCAATGACACCATCAGCTATAAACCAGTGCAATTTCCCAGTGAACAGTACTGGAAGTAAGTGAGAAACAATCTTGTCAGTGGGGATGAGCATGGAAATCTGTGCAGAAGGAACTTAAATTCTCATTGATGAGTGTGGGCCCTTAATTGTATGGAAGCAAATGAGCCAACATGTagcaagctgaaaaataatcCAGCTGGAGAAGCCTTCTCTTGAGTTCTGGTAGAGACTATGTGGTGTCTTTGTATATGGTATCTATTTTTTCCAGGATTTATGGTGTAAAATATTCTCACCTTAGTCATAATCTGAGCCTATTTTGAAATCTCCATTTCTTTAGCCACGTGATTTCTACCTGCCTGAGAACTGATTCTTGTCAGgggctcttctgctgctgttagaATTTCATGGTTAACTTGAAGGCATGATGTGGGACTCATAGAATCAGTAGCGGAGCTGAGGGCTGGAGGATgttacagaatgaaaacatgCAGTTACATATTGTGTTTTTCAGCTCCAACCATGCAgttacagctgctgcttgcaggatCTTGTgatatatcacagaatcattatggttggaaaagatctctaagatcatccagtccaaccatcaacccacccctgccatgcccactaaccatgtccctcagtgtcaaTGCCTATGGGGAACAGctcattttccttcaggaaggggctgcagaggagcaggtgCATCTGTCACTGTTTTCACTGTGGTGTTTTGTGCTTCCAGTAAAGTGGCTCTTCAGCGCTCCAGTGGGCTAGATGAGACTGGCAACATCGTGTGGTACCTGGCCCTCTGCCTGCTCTTGTCCTGGTTGATCGTTGGAGCTGCCTTGTTTAAAGGCATAAAATCTTCTGGAAAGGTAAGTGGGGggaaaagcaggcagcagattCTGGCTTGATCCTACCCAGCGGCACTCCCAGTGTCAACTGGGCTGGAGGGAGGCCAGCACAAGGAAGGATGCGGTCCTAACCCACCACCTTCTGCTGGACTCACTGTTAGACACTACTGCTGCTCCTTGGCTTCAGAACTGTTACATAAAATATGAGTAAGGCACTGATTGCACAGCAGTTACTTGAGGCACTGCTCTCCTGGCTCCACCAGGGCTGCCCTGTGTTTGGAGACCGTGCTGTCACTCAGGCGATCcaggctgggtgctggcagctTCCTGGCTGGCGGTGATGAACGTGTGCATGTGACAGCACATGCACACACGCCGTGGTAACACCCAATAATTATTTGCACCTACAGACTGGTTGAGATGTTTGGACAATAAAGGTCAAGCCCTGCTGGCAGTTGTGCGTGTGCAGGTTCCTACCAGGTTGTGAAATCTTGTTTGTACCCGAGGTTTCTGAGCTGCTTGTAGGGACCAGGTCCGTAGGTGCTTATTTGCAGGCTCTGGCTCTGCTGAACTACCAGGGCTGCCTGGGTTCTGCTGGGTAGGGAGGATCCTCTCCAGACCTCAGGCTGAATTTAATTCCTTGCTGCCTGAGGCCCTTCTCTTTAGTTTCTCATAGGTGATCCCCTTCCCATACCTCTTTCTAACCCCCGTGTTACATCTCCATTACTTATTCCTTCAATCTGTTATAAGGaactttctcagcctttctgcgctcatttttttttttctccctgattCCTCTCATTGTGCCTTTCCACAGTTCCTTACTGCCTGTCTTGCTTTGCTCAGTCTAATATCTCCCCTTATTCTCCTTTCTATTTGAAGCTTTCTGCCTTCTGTCTCAGAACTTTGGAGTGGAGTATCTGTGCTTCCCCAGCATCATTTATAATGCTACCTCGTTCCTCTAAAACTTGCGTTAGTTGGGTTCCCTGCAAATGGCTCTTCTAATTGACACTTCTCTTGTATGGAGGTAAGGCTCTTTGAGGAGTAAGGTAAGAATCAGAGCTATCTAGCTGGGCAGGAATGAGGAAGAGATGAAGAGCTGAGAGAATTGACCGTTGCAGGCAAATATGAAGGAGGCCTTCAAAAACAGCAGACTCACCATGTGATGGTGCAGGGCTATGGGTTGGTGAAACCAGCACCATTATGTCAATTACCTGCCTGCGTAACACCGAAACCAAGATTTGAGGAACAATAGTATTGTTGAGCACAGCCTGCATGATAATagcactgctgctggcctggATCCCACCACTCTAGAAGTTGTATAGATAAACAACTGGGATTTGTCTGGGAGACCTGAAAAGTCCTTGTTCccagtaaaaagaaaagtttccagcattgggttttttgttttgttttgtttttttggtctCAACAGGAGATGTTTCCATCCTGATAACCTGATTTTGGCTGGCTGTCAGGTCTTGTTTGCTAGAAGCACTGCCTAGTAAGATACCTCTGGGGTAGTTGAGTCCAGGCCTTGTCACAGCAATAAATTatgtcagaaaacatttctgaaactgaTCAAGAGCTATCTGAAAAGTGGATGTGCGGTTTGAGCCTTCTGCTGGAATGAAGCTCCAGAACTGGCTAAGCCAGATGATTAGTGCTTGACGTCTGCTCACCTCCAGTCCCACTTCCCTGATTGTAGGCTCTTTGtaccagcagctctcagcctaGACCCTTAGCATTCCTCATGCGTGGAGGGCTGTGCATCCCATCACTGCTAACGTGTGTCcctgctcttctttctgcaggTTGTCTATTTTACTGCGCTCTTCCCGTATGTCATCCTGCTCATCTTGTTGGTGCGAGGAGCCACCCTGGAAGGTGCTCTGGATGGCATTGAATATTACATTGGGAAACAGTCCAACATCACCAAGTTGATGGAGGCAGAGGTGAGAGGCGGTGTCAGGTCCGGAAGTATGACACATTTCTGTGGTTATATGGGCTTGGCATTTacagaacaatttattttttttatccagaCAAATGTTTCTGCGCTTTCTGCCCTGAGTTCTGTATTGACAGCTAGTTTCTGGTTTTCCAGCAACCCCAGCTCTATGAGAGCTCCAAGCCCCTGTTCTAGCTACTCTCAATCTGCTTCCTCCCTGCCACACCAGACAGCAGCAAATTCTATCACATTGCCTTTGAGCAGTTCTCCAGAGGCGTAGTTTCATCCTAGCAAAGCCTGAAGGGACGGCTCTTGGTGTGGGATCAAGCATTGCTCTTGCACGACGCCCACTTGCTTTGGCTGCAAGAATTTCAAGGAgctttatcagaaaaaaatggatacTCTCCATGTTTGAAATTCAGGCTGTGCGTTGCCCAGGGAATCACCTCAGGAAATTAGATGGGTAGGGAAGGGCGCTTTGTGCGAAGGAAGCCTGGATGATTTTTTGTTATAGTTCAGtacatttcttctgcttggagaaaagcaaatattcagTGTGCTTAATTTGTGGCGTTTTATGTGAGCACTGGGCACTAACTGAGGGGATACAGCAGGGGCTCAATTTCCCTCATAAGTCATTTGGTTGGGTCATGGTGTGAAGAACAAAAGTTAGTGAGCACGTGGAAGCTCATTTCTGTAACCTGTCCTGGCTTTCCTTACTCATTGGCACTGTGACAAGACTCATATCTTGATGATCTACATATGTAAATGAATTGAATCTCTCCAAAGTTTGCCCAAGAAGGCTTAAATATTTGGCAGCATACTTGGGATGTGGCCTTCATGATTTCATAGAGGATATTGTTTGTGCTGGAGACTACACCGTCACCAGCATGCTATACCTGACCTATTCTGAAAttcatatgaaataaaatcaggtATTTAGACTAACGTAGAAGAATCTTGGAGCTTCCATAGACAGTAGACCTGAATAGCTatgatgtatttaaaataacataactCCTATGTTCTTGGTTCTGGTAGGTTTGGAAAGATGCAGCCACTCAGATATTCTACTCCCTCTCTGTGGCATGGGGTGGACTTGTTGCTTTGTCTTCATACAACAAATTCCACAACAACTGCTACTCGGatgctatttttgtttgtgtaaCAAACTGCCTCACCAGCGTATTTGCCGGGTTTGCAATTTTCTCTGTCCTGGGACATATGGCATTTGTGTTGAAGAGGCCTGTCTCGGAGGTCGTGGACTCAGGTAGGCTGATTGTTGTGCTGTTGGTATGAGGACTGACTTTGAGCACAACGTAACAGTAACCTCCATCATTCCACTTCCTTCCAGGTTTTGATCTGGCGTTTGTAGCCTACCCGGAGGCTCTTTCCAAGTTACCAGTTTCCCCTCTTTGgtcctttttattcttcttcatgCTTCTGCTTTTGGGCCTTGACTCCCAGTTTGCCACCATAGGTGAGTGGGGTTTTAAGTAACTGATTGCTTTCCAAATGAACAGCACCTTTCTAAATTGTGCTCTTCAAAACCCATGCATATCTTTCCCTTGCAGAAACACTTACAACCACCATACAAGATATATATCCCAAAATGATGAAGAAGTTGAGAATGCCTATAACCCTGGGTGTGTGTGTATTGCTCTTCTTTCTCGGTCTTATCTGTGTTACTCAGGTAAGGCGTTACGCTTTGTTTTGGGAATGGGTTTCGTTATTCTGCAGGTGATAAACTTGGGTCAGGCCATCCCTTCCCAATGTGGCAAGTGCTTCCCCAAGTGCTCCTGTTTGCATGAGTCTGAGAGAATCAAATGCTGTCCATGTGCTTGGATGTGCAAACAGGAAATTCCCATGGGGAAGTGCTGGAGTACTTCAGGCTTTCTGTGGTTACTCAACTGAGATGTGCTTTTAAATAGAAGGCCTATAAATAGCCTGTGAGCCATCAACCTGACTACTTGCTACTCCGTTTAGAAGATTGTCTGTGTAATTTCAAGCATATATACACAGTGtgtctgcagcactgtgggaaCTGCTGCTAGATGTGGATAGGACCTTTGTGTTCAGAACCAACTGCCGAACAGGACAGCATTTGAGAAATTCTCTATTCAAGTCACAGAAACATATTAGCACATCATTATTCCTCCAGAAATACGTAGGATTTTCAGTACACTGGGTGCTTTTTCTTGAGGCGATTGCTTTTACAGTTATAAAGGTTAATTGCAACGACTACATCCAGAAACACAGATCTGTATGTGTAATTGGACTGAGAATGTAGAGGAGCTCATTGTGGTGAATAGGCAGAAATGTATGGTCAAGAAAAGCACGTAGGTTATGAAACATGACAGGGGGATTTGCAAAGGACGTGGTATGAGAGagtgtgaaataaaaagcttgTTCCCTGCACTGTGATCCTGCTGCTGCATACAAGGGTTCAAAGCCCTGTTCAACCAACATGGGAAGCTTGTGTATGTAAGAACACGAGCCTACCAGTGCTGCTAACCGGCACAGCCATTCCTGTAGCTCAGCATTAAAGCTGATGAAGCAGTCTTTGCCAGCATTTAACCTTTATTCTTTATCAGCTTCTCAGGAACATGGGGCTTTAATGCTGTAAGTGCCAGATTTGAATCTTGCTATCAGCTTTTTATATACACTTATATCTTGTTCATGTGCAGATCTATGGTGTTTTGTCAGATGTGCTTTCTAATGTTTCATAGAGATGTTTGAATGAAATAATGTTTGCGAATGTGTCCTTTAACCCAGAGAATCAGGAATTTGAAAAGCTCAGACTGGTGGTTAGTTAAACTGGTTTGAACAACAGaacttattttatttccacGAAGATATTATGGGAACTGGGTAAATTTTTACctcttgtttttcctgcagGCAGGAATTTACTGGGTTAACTTAATAGATCATTTCTGTGCTGGATGGGGAATCCTTTTTGCTGCAGTCCTGGAGATAATAGGCATCGTCTACATTTACGGTAAATTATTTACACTGAAAAGCCACAATTTGACCATAGATTTGACTATACAGTTACAGAGCATAcattaaacatttgtttctgcaaTAAAATGTTTATGACTTCTTAATGGTTAAAGCCTTTCCTCTAATTGTCATAGAACTGGAGATATTGATCTTGAccactgctttccttctgctggtTTGAAGTAGGCGCACCTGCAAGATCCATACGTGCTTTACAATGCTCCATGTGATTGTTTTTCAACAGGAGGAAACAGATTTATTGAAGACATTGAAATGATGATCGGAAAGAAGAGCTGTTTCTTCTGGATGTGGTGGAGAATGTGCTGGTTTTTCATTACTCCAGTGCTGTTAGTGGTGAGTACAGATGACTGGATTATATTAGTGTGACAGTATTTATTGATTTGGTGATGGATAGGTTCCCATGTAAATGTTTAGGGATGAATTCCCAAGCTCTGTATGCAAAGATGAGGTGTGACTGAGTCAGTGGAGCATCCTATTTATTATCTATACCACTGATCAtggaaccattaaggttggaaaaggccactaagatcaccacgtccaaccatcaacccaacCCCTCCATGCCTActgaccatgttcctcagtgccacatctccacctttcatgaaaacctccaggggcagtgactccaccatccTCTCCAGGACAAGCTACACCTTCAGATCCAGCAAGCTGGATCTACACTCTAAGGAGTAACACAGAGCCAACCAGAATGTCTATTTTAGCAGCTGGTTTCTCATCGTTGCTGACTGAGAGTCTAGGTTTTCAATATATTCTCTTGTTTGATAGAAATCCCATTTTCTGGACAGATCTCTTGCATGTGTTTACTCTTCAGATGTCCAGATGTTTACCTGTCTGagatttctctttgttctgtcACAAGCCTCTCAGGTTTTCATTACTCCTGTGTTCCTAGCTGTGACTGTAGATTGTTGGACTTAGTCTGTATGACAGAACTTAATATCCCAAATCCAAGAGCAGTGGCAGGTCCCTCTGGCAAGAAGGCATTGTCTTTAATCTCTTGAAATTATAATTTAGACGATGTTCCTTATAAATGCCTTCCTTCTGCCACCATTTAATATTAGATTCTTTCTTGCATTCCTGTAAGTAAAGGAACATGGGAGCACATATAACATACAGAGAAATATGTTACTGAGTGAGTTCAGCATCTAAGTCCTCCAATGCTGGGCCCCAGCAGAACCCAGAAATCTAGTTCTGTTTAAATGGAGGTACACTTAAAGTCTTGGGTTGCATGTCAACATCCTCTTTGACTTCTGTCCTCCAGTCTTACTGCTTGGCCATGGCTGAGCACCAAATCCTGTACAACAAATCTCacattcagaaagcaagaagaaactgcagaatttGTAGATAGGTTcggttttgttttaaactaagtTGGAAATACATCACATGTTGAAGTCACCTGGAAATCTGCTTCTCTCTCCTAtctatttctttatatatatttttaaataggcaATTTTGGTCTGGTCATTAGTCACGTTTTCAGCTCCCACTTACGGCTCAGTGCCATATCCAACCTGGGGAACTGCTGTTGGCTGGTGTATGATCATCTTCTGTGTCATCTGGATTCCCATTGTGGCTGTTGTAAAAGTACTTAAagctgaaggaaacatttttcaggTAAGAGCACCAAGAAGTGGTTGTTGTCCCCAGTTTTGCTTTCCATGACATTATCAGGAATGTCTATGCCTTCTCCTCAAGGGCATGTTCAATACCTCAAGGTATCATCAACTCGATTTATACACCAAAGCACATCTTTGGTAGTTACATGGGAGGCAAATTCACCCTATTGTGGTCGGGAATTAAGATAAAGTCTATTTATCTGGGAGTGTGCCCACATATTCAACAGTGATTTTCATGGTTTCTGTTGTTATTCCACTTCTTAGAAcattatatatatgttatattatatacattatatataatatatattatgtataatatatacatatatatacatgtatatatatacacgtgtagatatgtgtgtgtatatatatgtatgtatatgtgtgtgtgtatatttttttttccagaaaattcaTATCTTTATATTAATTTTGGGAATTTTGCCTCATATTCCTCACTGAAATGAGCAAGTACAAGATctggtgttttttcttcttgccaGACTTTGCAGGAAGAGTCCTGCTGGTCACAgctttctctgcctgttttACTTCAGCAGCTGAATCCATCCAGaatgttttataaaacatagatggtttgtttgctgtttcttgAGTTGCAGGGCATGTTTAGAGTTACAGCTTTACTGAACCTAAAAAATAGCCTGGAGTTAGGTAAGATATGAACTGCCTCTTGTTATTGCTTTTCAGCGCATCGCAAGCTGCTGCAGGCCCACAGCAAACTGGGGTCCCTACCTGGAATGTCACCGAGGAGAAAGATACAGCCATGTTGTCACtcccaaaaaggaaaaggaacacGAGATTCCGACTGTGTCCGGCTTTACGTACTTTCGAGAATGAGATGGCTGTTTGCATGATCAACTTTTAACATAGACGTGTTTCTCCTTTAACTGTTAGAAAGTGACAATGCAAAAACAACAATCAACCCTCTGCCCTTCCAAGTTCAGCCTTCAGATGCAAGCAAGCcctattatttatttgtagtgTTGTATGCTTGGGGAAGAACAGACCTCCCCAGATAACCAGGTTGAGAGGGCAGGAAGAGGCTTTGCAGCCTCCCTGGGCTGATGGACTGGGCATGCTTGGTCCCATCCCACCAGTAACCAGCTGGACTGTGCCTACTGGTGTGGAGAAGAATAAAAACGCACTCTGATACTCCCCAGCTACATGAAATTTAAGCCAAAAGGTGCTGTACTTGCATGCACGTCTGTGCTGTGGTCAGTGTGCAGCTCTACCCTCTGCTGTGCCCCTTGCAGTGCTgaatggggctgtgctgctgcatagccctgcagctcagggaacatgaagtatttttctctaaaCCTGGCTCGATGCTGTGAGGCTGCTCAGGATCTGCTGTTCACTACGCAGCATGTTCATGTTGTCTATGAATCTAAATACTGAGTGGCAGAAAGTTGCCATCACTGGAAATAACACGCTGAGAAGCAGGCTGCTCTACCATTATTCCTCCTGGAGCCCCCCAAGTCACCTTTTGTTGTGTCATGCTCCATGCCCAGCATTCAGCCACCTATCATTCAAAAATCCCATATCCCCAATAATCTGTCCTTGGGCTCTGCAGACCGAAATGGCAacctttaatttctgttctccaTGCAGCCACTGAGGCTTGTTCTCTGCTGGGATTCTCCTTGCAAGGGAGACCAGAGTGCTTTCTAAAGGTTCAAACAGTGTTATCAGTCTTCGGGTAGAGCCAAAAGAAGCAGAACCCCCCAAATGAAGGTTAAATATTGGACAAGTCGTCCAATATTTGCTGAAAATCATGAGGTTACTCAAAAGCTGGGAAGCTTGTAATGTATTTGGGAGAGCAGACCTTTGCTTTTACCTAGGAGCTAGTGGGGTAGGTGGAGAGAACCCAACCTCCCTCAAAATAGGACTGCAttcccagaaaagaaaacccCCCCAAAACAAGACCTATGGCATGAATGCATGCATTTTGTGTGCTGGGGAATGTCTCTCTCACTGTGATAATGGTTCCTTGGGAACAATGCAGCAGGGTTTCTCGTCCCTTCCTCTCAGGGCTTTGTCACTGTTTCTGAACACTGAAGGATGGAGGATAGTGGCTCGTAGCCCGAGACGCGCACCTTTGCTCTATGTTTTATACTGATGTTTTTGTGGCAAATCAACACTTgattgcaaataaaatgtaattttctgtttgtaatgGCTCTTTGGAGctggaaaatgagatttcagccttttgtgtggagctgggggcagcagTCGGTGGGCTGGGAAGTACCACCCCCTCTGCAGTGTTTGGGGACGCTGAACTGGAGAGGTTCAACCTGCAGAAAGGCTTTTCTTGTTGAAGTTAGGACTGAATGCAATAGCCCTGTTTTGGAGCTGGCTCAGAACATATGGAAGGTAACCAAGAGGTGGTGGGGAAGCAAGTTGGCCAAAGCAGCTCCAAAAGAGCCCCAGGAGAGCTCTGGCAAGAGATACTGAAGGCGAACACTTGGTTCCCATTTACTGCCCTGCAGAGAGACCCTGCTGCTGCACATGGGGCTCCTCTGaggcctcctctgctctgaacTGCTCATAGGTGTTTCTAAGAGCCAGTTTCATGATGATGTACCAATGAAGCTTCCCGGAACAGTGACAGAAGACAACTTCTCACGGGCTGGCGATCCAGATTCGGATGTCTGCATCCCCCATCTTCTCAGTGCTTGCAATCTTTCTGTTCACTTTTTGGGtgagctgcttttctcctcaTTATGCGAAGTGCTGGCATCTGCCAAGGAGTTTTAAAGAATGTGTAGGAGTTGGCATTCATATTCCTCACTGATCACAGCTCTGGCCCAGCCCCTGGGCTTGGTTGTACAATGGCTCATGGGGGTTACACAAAGAGTTACTGTGTCTCTGCACGGAGGCAGCAGATCCAAGCACTTTTCTCACCAGTGAGGGCTCGTGCCAAACATCCCAGTAACAACATCATGTTACTGGGGTGGGAGGGTGTCCTGTGCTGAGCAAGGGATCTAAATGACTCTGCTTGCTTGTTCGTGtgtttctttaaggaaaagcattaaaagaGAACAGCTCTGCTTTGGATCAAACTAAACGGAGGGGAAAActcttggaaagagaaaagtagaACAGGGGAAGGAGTCATTCGGACTGGCTCAAAACACAAGCGTGCTTTCAGACGGAAAGAGAACGCAGACGTGTGAGCACTTCCAAAAAACCTAAAAAGCCACATCTACCGCATGGAAACGCTTAAAAAGAAGCATTCCAAGTGGCGTGTGTAGATGTACGCAAGGCGGTTCGTTAGGGgcccagcacaggaaagcaaatataaaTCCCCTCAGCTATTTCCATCGGGTAGGCGGTCCGCGGGCTTGAACTGAAGTCAAGCCCGGGCTGCACGGTGCTGCGCTGACCAGCAGGGGGCAGTGTGGCTTCGTGCGGCGGGCGGAGCTGCGCCTGAAGCTGAGTCACTCGGCGCTCGCTCCTGCCCggctggtggctgctgggcGGTGGCTGAGCTTTGAATCCGGCCAGCAATATCAAaaggcttcccttcccttcccttcccttcccttcccttcccttcccttcccattaTTCTTTTACATTCCAGATGGGTGGAAGGGAAGATGCTCAGCGCTCTGTCTGAGCTCTGCATGCCCTCGGTGAAGTATTTTGGTGGCAGTGCAGCTGCAATGTGACAGAAGTTGACCACGGTCACCCCAGCAGCCAAGTTGTCCCCGTAAATGGAGCTCCCCTGCCCTACAATGCAGCTTTGTGCCCACTGCTCCCAAATCTGCAGGGGGTAAGTTAGCATTTTACCCCTTGCACTTTGGGCTGCAAGTTGGATTctctttgcagaagagaaggctgcagggagagctgatTGCAGCCTGCCAGTATCTAGAGGGGCTGTGAGAGAGAAGCGGACAAACTGTAGCAGAGTCTGttgggataggacaaggggaaatggtttcaaactaaaagaggggagatttagatgtGATATAAGGATGAAATTGTTTTCAGTAAGGGTGGTGTGCAGTGAATGTCTGCCCACTTCAGTGCTCAGGAAAGGCAGGTCCCTTCTTGCAGCCACAGAAAGCAAGCTTGTGAGGCAGCTTGTAACCATGCACGCGTGTTTTACTTTCAATAGTTTTCAAGTGCTTtggaagcaaagagagaaatgaagaagcaAACACCGAGCAGGAGCCAAAAAGGCCAAATGCTGGCCATATTTACAGGACATATTGCAGACAGTAGCGTGGGAGGTAGTAATATAGTGGTGTATTTGATACAGCTGTTGATCAGAGAATGATAAATGCCCAGGGGAAAATCTAGAAATATGTAGAATACTCTGATTTCATATTGGTTCGACAAAGACTAAAATAATGAGAGGAATCTGCCGTGTTCCACCTGTtcagagggagctgctgggctgtgaaATGACAGATCAAATTAACGCGCCGGGCAGAAAGGCTGTAATGAGAGACTGTGATTGCTGAGGCATCCGCCAGGCCCTGGAGCTCAGAGCTGGGAGAGGTGAGGAGGAGGTGATGGCTGGAGGgacctctgctcctgctgagcccGCTGCTGCCTCTCAGTGCTCTCACTCCCAGGCACTGGGGCTTTTTGGTTTTATCTTTATAAATGAACATACaagccattttcttcttttggccAAGACAC
The window above is part of the Numida meleagris isolate 19003 breed g44 Domestic line chromosome 8, NumMel1.0, whole genome shotgun sequence genome. Proteins encoded here:
- the SLC6A14 gene encoding sodium- and chloride-dependent neutral and basic amino acid transporter B(0+) isoform X1, whose amino-acid sequence is MDHAETPARRRERRNRRQGWVWMLDVKGESGALGTACAAGAEDFNLSNEKDAHTSDSDENSDRGNWSNKADYLLSMVGYAVGLGNVWRFPYLTYQNGGGAFLIPYTLMLALAGLPLFFMECSLGQFASLGPISIWRILPLFQGVGVTMVIISTFVAIYYNVIIAYALYYLFASFQKVLPWSDCFSWADEFCSKTRLVKDCNATLDGEIVHANYSFITSNNLTCINDTISYKPVQFPSEQYWNKVALQRSSGLDETGNIVWYLALCLLLSWLIVGAALFKGIKSSGKVVYFTALFPYVILLILLVRGATLEGALDGIEYYIGKQSNITKLMEAEVWKDAATQIFYSLSVAWGGLVALSSYNKFHNNCYSDAIFVCVTNCLTSVFAGFAIFSVLGHMAFVLKRPVSEVVDSGFDLAFVAYPEALSKLPVSPLWSFLFFFMLLLLGLDSQFATIETLTTTIQDIYPKMMKKLRMPITLGVCVLLFFLGLICVTQAGIYWVNLIDHFCAGWGILFAAVLEIIGIVYIYGGNRFIEDIEMMIGKKSCFFWMWWRMCWFFITPVLLVAILVWSLVTFSAPTYGSVPYPTWGTAVGWCMIIFCVIWIPIVAVVKVLKAEGNIFQRIASCCRPTANWGPYLECHRGERYSHVVTPKKEKEHEIPTVSGFTYFRE
- the SLC6A14 gene encoding sodium- and chloride-dependent neutral and basic amino acid transporter B(0+) isoform X3, with amino-acid sequence MKDFNLSNEKDAHTSDSDENSDRGNWSNKADYLLSMVGYAVGLGNVWRFPYLTYQNGGGAFLIPYTLMLALAGLPLFFMECSLGQFASLGPISIWRILPLFQGVGVTMVIISTFVAIYYNVIIAYALYYLFASFQKVLPWSDCFSWADEFCSKTRLVKDCNATLDGEIVHANYSFITSNNLTCINDTISYKPVQFPSEQYWNKVALQRSSGLDETGNIVWYLALCLLLSWLIVGAALFKGIKSSGKVVYFTALFPYVILLILLVRGATLEGALDGIEYYIGKQSNITKLMEAEVWKDAATQIFYSLSVAWGGLVALSSYNKFHNNCYSDAIFVCVTNCLTSVFAGFAIFSVLGHMAFVLKRPVSEVVDSGFDLAFVAYPEALSKLPVSPLWSFLFFFMLLLLGLDSQFATIETLTTTIQDIYPKMMKKLRMPITLGVCVLLFFLGLICVTQAGIYWVNLIDHFCAGWGILFAAVLEIIGIVYIYGGNRFIEDIEMMIGKKSCFFWMWWRMCWFFITPVLLVAILVWSLVTFSAPTYGSVPYPTWGTAVGWCMIIFCVIWIPIVAVVKVLKAEGNIFQRIASCCRPTANWGPYLECHRGERYSHVVTPKKEKEHEIPTVSGFTYFRE
- the SLC6A14 gene encoding sodium- and chloride-dependent neutral and basic amino acid transporter B(0+) isoform X2, coding for MGMLSLPGFLSCGKKKDFNLSNEKDAHTSDSDENSDRGNWSNKADYLLSMVGYAVGLGNVWRFPYLTYQNGGGAFLIPYTLMLALAGLPLFFMECSLGQFASLGPISIWRILPLFQGVGVTMVIISTFVAIYYNVIIAYALYYLFASFQKVLPWSDCFSWADEFCSKTRLVKDCNATLDGEIVHANYSFITSNNLTCINDTISYKPVQFPSEQYWNKVALQRSSGLDETGNIVWYLALCLLLSWLIVGAALFKGIKSSGKVVYFTALFPYVILLILLVRGATLEGALDGIEYYIGKQSNITKLMEAEVWKDAATQIFYSLSVAWGGLVALSSYNKFHNNCYSDAIFVCVTNCLTSVFAGFAIFSVLGHMAFVLKRPVSEVVDSGFDLAFVAYPEALSKLPVSPLWSFLFFFMLLLLGLDSQFATIETLTTTIQDIYPKMMKKLRMPITLGVCVLLFFLGLICVTQAGIYWVNLIDHFCAGWGILFAAVLEIIGIVYIYGGNRFIEDIEMMIGKKSCFFWMWWRMCWFFITPVLLVAILVWSLVTFSAPTYGSVPYPTWGTAVGWCMIIFCVIWIPIVAVVKVLKAEGNIFQRIASCCRPTANWGPYLECHRGERYSHVVTPKKEKEHEIPTVSGFTYFRE